In the genome of Saprospira sp. CCB-QB6, one region contains:
- a CDS encoding hydroxymethylglutaryl-CoA reductase, with protein MLVPSLILKQLYNFNSLANVEGGLQFMMKNRLSDTQITDLKSVRIGDHQLKAEEITLLLDDGSQRAAASLTADAPLDLPLKASFKLHCAMPQLPNGKYEVEIVFAAQPFGELTLVVEDGLSDKTASSISIPRDRVDDYGEPIIKERQKFVEDYTGAKMEHVGQYSFDPHSCNGNCEHFIGAAQIPLGVAGPLQVNGEYAQGEFLIPLATSEGTLVASYNRGIKVVNLSGGVKCTVQRDAMQRAPVFVFEDARAARDFVDWVKANFAKIAEEAEATSSVARLQYIDPYLANKFAYLRFNFFTGDAAGQNMVGRATFAACSWILEEYKDHKVEHFYLESNFATDKKASQVNIMRTRGKRVTAEVVLKRDVLIQNMRVEPESLAYHYGVANIGSIMSGANNNGLHSANAITAMFIATGQDVANVSESSAGLVYCELTPEKDLYFSITIPSLIVATFGGGTGLATQQECLSMLGCVGRDKVNKLAEIIAGVVLAGEISLASAISSSDWVSSHEQYGRNR; from the coding sequence ATGTTAGTTCCAAGCCTTATTCTTAAGCAACTTTATAATTTTAATAGTCTAGCCAATGTAGAAGGTGGTTTGCAGTTCATGATGAAAAATCGTCTGAGCGATACGCAGATTACGGATTTGAAAAGCGTGCGCATTGGAGATCATCAGCTCAAGGCTGAAGAAATCACGCTTTTGTTGGATGATGGCAGCCAGCGAGCGGCTGCTAGCTTAACGGCGGATGCGCCTTTGGATTTGCCGTTGAAGGCGAGTTTTAAATTGCATTGTGCCATGCCTCAGTTGCCCAATGGGAAATATGAGGTAGAAATTGTATTTGCTGCGCAGCCCTTTGGGGAGTTGACCTTGGTTGTAGAGGATGGTCTTTCGGACAAGACGGCCAGCAGCATTAGTATTCCTAGAGATCGTGTGGATGATTATGGAGAACCTATTATTAAGGAGCGTCAAAAGTTTGTAGAGGACTACACTGGGGCTAAAATGGAGCATGTTGGGCAATATTCTTTTGATCCACATAGCTGTAATGGAAACTGTGAGCATTTTATTGGGGCGGCACAGATTCCCTTGGGCGTAGCAGGGCCTTTGCAGGTAAATGGAGAGTATGCTCAGGGGGAGTTTTTGATTCCTTTAGCGACATCGGAAGGGACATTGGTAGCTTCCTATAATCGGGGAATCAAAGTGGTTAATCTTTCGGGAGGGGTAAAATGTACGGTCCAAAGAGATGCTATGCAAAGAGCGCCTGTATTTGTTTTTGAGGATGCGCGGGCGGCTCGTGATTTTGTAGATTGGGTAAAGGCCAACTTTGCTAAAATTGCGGAAGAAGCGGAAGCGACCTCTAGTGTGGCTCGTTTGCAGTATATAGACCCTTATTTGGCCAATAAGTTTGCCTATCTCCGGTTCAACTTCTTTACGGGAGATGCTGCGGGGCAAAACATGGTTGGTCGGGCTACATTTGCGGCCTGCAGTTGGATTTTAGAAGAATATAAGGACCATAAAGTAGAGCACTTTTATTTAGAGTCTAATTTTGCTACTGATAAAAAGGCCTCTCAGGTGAATATCATGCGGACGCGTGGTAAGCGGGTTACGGCAGAGGTGGTCTTAAAACGAGATGTGCTCATTCAAAATATGCGTGTGGAGCCCGAAAGTTTGGCCTACCACTATGGTGTGGCCAATATTGGATCAATTATGTCTGGGGCCAACAATAATGGTTTGCATTCTGCCAATGCGATTACGGCTATGTTTATTGCGACGGGGCAGGATGTGGCCAATGTATCAGAGTCATCGGCGGGATTGGTGTATTGCGAGCTCACGCCTGAAAAAGATTTATACTTCTCGATTACGATTCCGTCTTTGATTGTTGCTACATTTGGAGGAGGAACAGGCTTGGCGACACAGCAAGAATGCTTAAGCATGTTGGGTTGCGTAGGTCGAGATAAGGTCAATAAACTAGCAGAAATCATTGCTGGAGTTGTTTTGGCAGGAGAAATTTCTTTAGCTTCTGCGATCTCCTCTTCAGATTGGGTATCTAGCCATGAACAATATGGCCGGAATCGCTAG
- a CDS encoding alpha/beta fold hydrolase: MQLRDLLFKYTTDTSRFLVVDDMLIHYREEGSGEPLVLLHGAFSSLHTYNEWTKYLKSHYRVIRLDLMGFGLTGPNSTGNYTMENHIRVLKRFLDILGLEQFHLVGNSLGGWISWEFAYRYPQRVKKLVLIDAAGFMEEENVPLPFKLAQAPIFGRVVKYVVRKPILESFLRQVYYNSDKVTDALVDRYYELFSREGNNDAFLKLVNSPYTDHSPFLKYVSNPTLVMWGREDMWIPVHNADRFHKLLPHSWQKIYPRVGHIPMEEIPEESVLDLLHFLQESEEFAHISEG; encoded by the coding sequence ATGCAGTTAAGAGATCTCTTATTTAAGTACACGACAGATACGTCTCGCTTTCTGGTGGTAGACGATATGCTCATTCATTACAGAGAAGAGGGGAGTGGAGAGCCCTTGGTCCTTTTACATGGGGCGTTTTCTTCTTTGCATACCTATAATGAATGGACCAAATACCTCAAAAGCCATTATCGGGTAATTCGCCTAGATTTAATGGGTTTTGGCCTAACAGGCCCCAACTCTACGGGCAACTATACCATGGAAAATCATATTCGGGTGCTCAAGCGCTTTTTGGATATTTTGGGCTTAGAGCAGTTTCATTTGGTGGGGAATTCTTTGGGGGGCTGGATCAGCTGGGAGTTTGCCTATCGTTATCCGCAAAGAGTGAAGAAATTGGTCCTTATTGATGCAGCGGGTTTTATGGAAGAAGAAAATGTGCCCTTACCTTTTAAGTTGGCCCAAGCGCCCATCTTTGGCCGAGTGGTTAAATATGTAGTGAGAAAGCCCATTTTAGAAAGTTTTTTGCGGCAGGTCTATTACAATAGTGATAAGGTAACCGATGCCTTAGTTGATCGTTATTATGAATTATTTAGTCGAGAGGGAAACAACGATGCCTTTTTAAAATTGGTAAATTCTCCTTATACGGATCATAGTCCATTTTTGAAATACGTCAGCAATCCGACTTTAGTGATGTGGGGGAGAGAGGACATGTGGATTCCGGTACACAATGCCGATCGTTTTCATAAATTATTGCCACATTCTTGGCAAAAGATATATCCGAGAGTGGGGCATATCCCGATGGAGGAAATACCAGAAGAAAGTGTATTGGACCTTTTGCACTTTTTGCAAGAAAGTGAAGAGTTTGCCCATATTTCTGAGGGTTAA
- a CDS encoding peptidylprolyl isomerase, giving the protein MFNPKSAEYSPIIELQTTKGNLQIQLYASTPKHRDNFVELVKEGYYNGLLFHRVIANFMIQGGDPDSKEAKPGQSLGMGGPGYQIDAELGVNADSSLNHIHLKGRIAAARQGGIGNPLKKSSGSQFYIVQGQKVEEDFLQKVENIRKFKYSEEQKKAYLEKGGTPHLDADYTVFGELIDGEEVLEAISNVPCDQMDRPVQDVRVIKAVIVKG; this is encoded by the coding sequence ATGTTTAATCCAAAATCAGCAGAATATTCTCCAATCATTGAGCTGCAAACAACAAAAGGGAATCTGCAAATCCAATTGTATGCATCTACCCCAAAGCATCGCGACAATTTTGTAGAACTCGTCAAAGAAGGCTATTACAATGGCTTGCTTTTTCATCGCGTCATCGCCAACTTTATGATTCAAGGCGGAGATCCCGATTCTAAGGAAGCTAAACCTGGCCAATCGCTAGGTATGGGCGGTCCTGGCTATCAAATTGATGCTGAACTAGGCGTTAATGCCGATAGCTCGCTCAACCATATCCACCTCAAGGGGCGCATTGCTGCTGCTCGCCAAGGTGGAATTGGCAACCCGCTTAAAAAGTCTAGCGGTTCACAGTTTTATATTGTGCAAGGCCAAAAGGTAGAAGAAGATTTCCTTCAAAAAGTAGAGAATATTCGCAAATTCAAGTACTCTGAAGAGCAAAAGAAAGCTTATCTAGAAAAAGGCGGAACGCCTCACCTAGATGCTGATTATACTGTTTTTGGAGAGTTAATAGATGGCGAAGAGGTGCTAGAGGCCATTAGCAATGTCCCTTGCGATCAAATGGACCGCCCCGTACAAGATGTTCGGGTCATTAAAGCCGTGATCGTAAAGGGCTAA
- a CDS encoding PIG-L deacetylase family protein: MKILYVFPHPDDESYGPAGAIYQQIQAGHEVHLLTLTEGEATRMRHKLGLSKAEMGQVRRAEMEAVAQVLELSSLSVWTWPDSQLQDLDPRPLVQELKDFIQQLKPEILVSYPVHGISGFHDHLVTHSLIKQCFLELKTEGNSPLKRLAFYTIPDHGQATFSGDFIRMRHSTKERIDCIEPLSAQAMEKNREALMAYETYQEVIQESGILNKLDKKAHYEFFQEDFDPPVQELTAGL; the protein is encoded by the coding sequence ATGAAAATACTCTATGTCTTTCCACATCCCGATGACGAATCTTATGGCCCTGCTGGCGCTATCTATCAGCAAATTCAAGCAGGGCATGAGGTCCACCTCCTCACGCTAACAGAAGGCGAAGCCACCCGAATGCGCCATAAATTGGGCCTTTCTAAAGCCGAAATGGGCCAGGTTCGCCGAGCCGAAATGGAAGCGGTGGCCCAAGTGTTGGAACTTTCCTCACTTAGCGTTTGGACTTGGCCCGATAGCCAACTCCAAGACCTAGATCCCCGACCGCTGGTCCAAGAACTAAAGGACTTTATCCAGCAACTGAAACCTGAAATCCTAGTTTCTTATCCCGTTCACGGCATTAGTGGCTTTCACGACCACTTGGTCACGCATAGCCTCATTAAACAATGCTTTTTGGAGCTGAAAACAGAGGGCAATTCTCCTCTCAAACGCCTGGCATTCTATACGATCCCAGATCATGGCCAAGCTACTTTCAGCGGGGATTTTATCCGCATGCGGCACTCTACTAAAGAGCGGATTGACTGCATTGAGCCGCTTTCGGCCCAAGCTATGGAGAAAAATCGAGAAGCCTTGATGGCTTACGAAACCTATCAGGAGGTCATTCAAGAATCGGGTATCCTCAACAAATTGGATAAGAAGGCCCATTATGAGTTTTTTCAAGAGGATTTTGATCCTCCCGTCCAAGAACTGACAGCAGGCCTCTAA
- a CDS encoding PorP/SprF family type IX secretion system membrane protein has product MKLSRLLYLALACFFAGSSLQAQDIHFSQFYASPLNLNPATTGVLSCDMRFSAIYRNQWASALGNKAFSTFSAGMETRFDVGKNDYWGLGVNLWADKAGTSSFSNVHGSVSASYIKRLGGRRSNNMYLVAGGSVGFSQRSIDALKLQFGEQWDGDTYNGGNSSGEDMSNWNTRLTHADVRAGLFWWMALDKKDKSNIFAGIAFDHLTQANIAFIENGFDPLYMKTTVHIGGDFRIKRRLAVVPNMVMLFQGPSTEVNLGAMVRFDYSKRAYSNQAFEFGPMFRLVQSRTGQIASDAAIIAARMRYGSSTFGLSYDLNISDLRPATNANGAFEVSYVYTLCGVRNRKMGCPTF; this is encoded by the coding sequence ATGAAACTGTCCAGACTCCTATATTTGGCGCTAGCTTGTTTTTTCGCTGGCTCTTCTCTACAGGCACAGGATATCCACTTTTCACAGTTCTATGCTTCGCCCCTTAACCTGAATCCAGCTACTACGGGCGTGCTTAGCTGTGATATGCGCTTCTCTGCTATCTATCGCAACCAATGGGCTAGCGCTCTCGGAAATAAGGCCTTTAGTACCTTTTCCGCTGGAATGGAAACCCGCTTCGATGTTGGAAAAAATGATTATTGGGGACTCGGGGTAAACCTCTGGGCTGATAAGGCTGGTACCTCTTCTTTTAGTAATGTACACGGCTCTGTAAGCGCCTCTTATATCAAACGCTTGGGCGGCCGCCGATCCAATAATATGTACTTGGTGGCTGGTGGTTCAGTAGGCTTTTCTCAAAGAAGTATCGATGCCCTAAAACTTCAGTTTGGAGAACAATGGGATGGTGATACCTATAATGGAGGTAATTCTTCTGGTGAAGATATGTCAAACTGGAATACCCGCCTAACTCATGCCGACGTTCGCGCTGGCTTGTTCTGGTGGATGGCCCTAGACAAAAAAGATAAAAGCAATATCTTCGCAGGAATCGCTTTCGATCACCTCACTCAAGCCAATATCGCCTTTATCGAAAATGGATTTGACCCACTTTATATGAAAACTACGGTACATATTGGTGGAGATTTCCGCATTAAACGCCGATTGGCTGTTGTTCCCAATATGGTTATGCTTTTCCAAGGCCCTTCTACAGAAGTGAATCTTGGTGCTATGGTCCGCTTCGATTATAGCAAACGCGCTTACTCTAATCAAGCTTTTGAATTTGGTCCAATGTTTCGCCTAGTGCAATCAAGAACAGGACAAATTGCCTCTGATGCAGCGATTATTGCTGCCCGCATGCGCTACGGTAGCTCTACTTTTGGCTTAAGCTATGACCTCAATATTTCAGACTTGCGCCCCGCTACTAACGCCAATGGCGCCTTTGAGGTCTCTTATGTTTATACGCTCTGTGGCGTTCGCAATCGCAAAATGGGATGTCCTACGTTCTAG